The window CACTAAATGGGATCTTAAACGCTTAGAACTGTCATCAATATTAAGTTGCTCGTCGCCAACTAAACAACAACTTTGACAAATATAATCAAGCAGCTCAGTGACTAAAACTGATGGATTACAGGGTTGGTTATCACGGATCGAAAGCCCAATATAGCTTATATAGAGCTGTTTAGCGGCAGAATTGAGCGCCTCTAAAAAAAGGTAACGGTCATCATCTCGACGCTTTCTATCCCCTCTTACTGGCTTTTCAGCCATCAAATCAAAGCCCAGCGGTGGAATACTTCTCGGATAAGCGCCATCATTCATTCCCAATAAACACACCACTTTAAATGGCACAGAGCGCATTGGCATCAAAGTACAAAAGTTAACAGCTCCAGCTAAAAAACGCTGACTGATTTTTTCATCATCAAAACGCACTGAAAGTTCGTCTCTGAGCAAACGAAGCGAAACAGATTGTTGATAGCCTGAAATCAGCGCATTTTCGATGATTTGATGCCACTGCTCTGTTAAAAGTGTCAGAACAAGTTCTGTTTCACCATCAACCAGAAAACAACTATCGATAAGTTGTTGGCAAAGATCCTTCCATTCATTGAGTGAGCGCGCTTGCTCTAATATTGTGCGCCACTCTCTTAATGTATTAATTAATAAAGCCAGCTTACCGGCTAGCTGTGCGGCCAAGCCACTACATTCATCATAAGGCAAAATACCATTCCATGGGCCATTTCGGCTATCCATAGCATAGCCTAACAACATGCGGCTTAAACCAAATTGCCAAGTATTTTGTCCGATAACCGGTAAAGCAAATGAGCGCACATTGTCATCGTCTAACCCCCAACGGATCCCTGACTCATTCACCCAACGGCGTAATAAACTTAGCTCGCTTTCATCAATCCCAAACCGTTGTGAAAATGCATTCACCTCAAGCAAGGTAAGCACTTGTTCTGTTGAAAAACGACTTTGAGGCAAATCTAATAACATGATAAATGCCTGTAAAATTGGGTGTGCTTGCAATGCTTTTCGGTCAGAGATGGAAAATGGGATATAACGAGAGGTTGCTGTATTGCCAAAAACAGCTTGAATGTAGGGGGCATAGCTATCAATATCTGCGACCATCACAATCACGTCCCTTGGTGTTAAGGATGGGTCTTCTTCAAAAATAGCTAATAGGTGGTCTTGTAATACTTCCACTTCACGCTGAGCACTGTGACATAAGTGGAATGAAATTGAATCATCCGCTTTATCTATTGGTCTCTTATCTTGGCTTGTTTCATAATTCTCTAATGTCGTACCAAGCTGTGCATGATTTTCAAGATCTAAAATATCTTGCTGAATATGTTCAAGAAGGGTCGCTCTTCTTGTATCAACATAAGCAGAAATTTCATTTGCTGTCTCAATTTGGGAAATAAAATATAAGTTATCCCTACCCAGTTTTCCCCATGAAGCGAGTAACGGGTTAACAATATCTTGCTCACCTTGTTCATTAAATAAATGGGAGGCATGTTCTTCTACCTTAAAACGTGAGATTTCATGTTTATCAAGATAGTGGCGTAATTTTCTTTGTTGTAGCCTTGCTAAAAAAGAAGCACTTTGAATATCTCCCCAATAGTAACGACAAGGGTTTGTGAACATCAAATGAATATCAGTATGCTCCGCAATAGCATTCAAAGCTTGAAGATAAACAGGGGGAAGAGAGGAAATACCGCAAATAAAAATGCGCTTAGGTAGCATTTTCCCTAAAGACGGCGAACTCCTAAGCTTATTGATAAAACTTTCGTATAAGTTAGCACGATGCCAAGGGGATTGATTTAATTCATTTGAATATTCAACCAAACATAGCCATAGTCTTTTTTGCCATAGCTGATTCGTACTCAGCCCTTCTATTAGCTCATTTTGTTGCCATTTTTCAATCCATTGAGGGCGATAAACTAAATATTGGTCAAATAGATCTGCGATCCTCCCTGCAAGCTGATGAAGTTTTCGTTTATCCGTATCGTGCTGTAGATAATGCCTTAATGGCTCAAACTCCTCTTCACCAATGACATTGGGTAAAATTGTCATCAATTTCCAGGTCATTGCTTGTTTGGTATACGCACTTTCTTTGGGGATCTCTGGTAGTACGCACCTAAACATATCCCATATAAATGTAGCAGGTAACGGATAGGTAATATTGGCTGCAATACCAAATTGTTTTGCAAGTTCAATCTGTAACCATTGAGACATACCAGGGCTTTGCACTAAGATGATTTCTTGCTCAAAAGGATGAGATAAAGGTTTACTTTTCATCAAATGGGCAATGAGTTCTTTTAGCAAATCTAGTTGGTTAGAATGATAGACTTGAAACATGGTGCTCTCCTATTGAGCAATACCAGCGACTAAGCGAAAGCCGCTGCCTAGGAATAAGTAATGAAACCATAAGCTCAGTGCAAAATTCCGTTGGGTTACGGTCGCTTTGTTCAATCTTTCCATCAGAGTATCGTAAATCTGCATCAATGAAAGGAATTTCCACTCTCGACATTTCACCTGCCGAGGCGCTTTGATTTTCTAATACACTATGTAATTCTCTTATTGCCATTGAGCCTTTATATAATTGATTAAAATTCAATACGATATATTGTGTATAGTTTAGCAAAGCGATAAGTAAGATGGCAAAAACTACCGTTGCAACCATCGACTCAACTAATGCAAACCCTTGTTGGCTTTTTTTCACAAACAAAATCCTTTTTGTTGAACTGGGCAATAATCTAACCAACCATTTTTACGGGGAAAAATTCTTTTTTTCTCTATATCAAACTCAACCCATTGATAAACTTTGATATCAGCACCTTCTGTGTAAGGACTTTGCCCGGATAAAACATAAACTAGACCTTTATAGGGTTTTAGGCAGCTTTTCCAGTTTTGCCTTGTATTTTGTTGGCAAACCCAATTCTTCTTTGTGCTAGCTTCCCACGCTAATGTAAGCCCCCACGCTAACCCTGATTCAGCGCGATTAAACGCATTATAATATTTA of the Providencia rettgeri genome contains:
- the recC gene encoding exodeoxyribonuclease V subunit gamma; the protein is MFQVYHSNQLDLLKELIAHLMKSKPLSHPFEQEIILVQSPGMSQWLQIELAKQFGIAANITYPLPATFIWDMFRCVLPEIPKESAYTKQAMTWKLMTILPNVIGEEEFEPLRHYLQHDTDKRKLHQLAGRIADLFDQYLVYRPQWIEKWQQNELIEGLSTNQLWQKRLWLCLVEYSNELNQSPWHRANLYESFINKLRSSPSLGKMLPKRIFICGISSLPPVYLQALNAIAEHTDIHLMFTNPCRYYWGDIQSASFLARLQQRKLRHYLDKHEISRFKVEEHASHLFNEQGEQDIVNPLLASWGKLGRDNLYFISQIETANEISAYVDTRRATLLEHIQQDILDLENHAQLGTTLENYETSQDKRPIDKADDSISFHLCHSAQREVEVLQDHLLAIFEEDPSLTPRDVIVMVADIDSYAPYIQAVFGNTATSRYIPFSISDRKALQAHPILQAFIMLLDLPQSRFSTEQVLTLLEVNAFSQRFGIDESELSLLRRWVNESGIRWGLDDDNVRSFALPVIGQNTWQFGLSRMLLGYAMDSRNGPWNGILPYDECSGLAAQLAGKLALLINTLREWRTILEQARSLNEWKDLCQQLIDSCFLVDGETELVLTLLTEQWHQIIENALISGYQQSVSLRLLRDELSVRFDDEKISQRFLAGAVNFCTLMPMRSVPFKVVCLLGMNDGAYPRSIPPLGFDLMAEKPVRGDRKRRDDDRYLFLEALNSAAKQLYISYIGLSIRDNQPCNPSVLVTELLDYICQSCCLVGDEQLNIDDSSKRLRSHLVTQHSRVPFAKENFIPQTPYQSFAKEWLPAAKTIDRVETSFCSVLKDPQEQITHIALEQLLRFYRHPIRAFFQQRLKVHFSMEETELPEEEPFILNHLQRYKINDHVLDLLVKEESPDPFYHALKASGQLPAKQFGQLFWEQQLNEIIPLAEKIKEHELQQFDYPIDCEVEGIRITGQLKNVHETGLLRYRPAYLTANDGVQLWIEHLLFNYLIGEGESIALGRDNSIWQFSSVEKEDALGYLKNLIKGYREGLNSPLILLNQSGWNWLTACFDKKTKQYDFVSAQSQQKALAALTQSLQGSSMKKGEMEDDYVLRACRSLNSTMIQSLILNTQRFLQPMTKYLK
- a CDS encoding prepilin-type N-terminal cleavage/methylation domain-containing protein — protein: MKKSQQGFALVESMVATVVFAILLIALLNYTQYIVLNFNQLYKGSMAIRELHSVLENQSASAGEMSRVEIPFIDADLRYSDGKIEQSDRNPTEFCTELMVSLLIPRQRLSLSRWYCSIGEHHVSSLSF
- a CDS encoding DUF2509 family protein, whose amino-acid sequence is MAKMDSQRGNIALVMTVVLMTIGLLLIKSLHFFQQRAQDEWHKEAKYYNAFNRAESGLAWGLTLAWEASTKKNWVCQQNTRQNWKSCLKPYKGLVYVLSGQSPYTEGADIKVYQWVEFDIEKKRIFPRKNGWLDYCPVQQKGFCL